The following nucleotide sequence is from Halogeometricum borinquense DSM 11551.
AAACAGTCGCTGTCGACCGTGCGATGCGACTCACGGTCGTTCGTCGAAGTCGCACCAAAAGGGGGGTGTTGGAGCGTGAAAACCGGAGCTTAGAGCATCCCTTCAGCCTTCAGCCCCTCGATAACGTCGTCAACGAGGCTTTCGGCGTCGTCGTACGGGAACTCTTGGTGGGAGCCGAGTTTCGCTGCCATCTCCATCGCCGTGAAACTCACTTCGCCGTCGCCAGCCTCGAAACGCGTGCCCGGACCGTTGGGAAGCGCGGGAACGAGGTCCATCTGGTTCTTGACGGGGAATTCTGCGTCACTGAACGCCTCGGTAAACTGCTCGCGGAGTTCCGCCTCTGCGTCTGCCATGCCACTCAATGCACAGAAACACGGCAAAAACGTTCCGGAACCACGATGAACTGGTTGTCAGTTTCCCACGGCCCCCGAGATAGGAGTGTTTTAGTCTCGACTGGCAAAAAATGTCACTATGGCCGAGTATGAGTTCGATTTCGAGTTGCTTCAGGAGTTGACCGAAACCAGCGGTGTGCCGGGGTACGAAGACCGTATCCGCGACATCGTCCGTCGAGAGTTGGAGGCACACACCGACAAGGTACAGACGGATGCAATGGGTAACGTCGTCGGGACAATCGAGGGCACGTCGGACTACTCCGTGGCGGTGGCGGCGCACATGGACGAAATCGGCTTCATGGTTCGTCACGTCACCGACGAGGGGTTCGTCCAGTTGGACGCTCTCGGTGGCTGGGACGCGCGCATCCTGAAAGCCCAACGGGTGCAGATACACACCGGGGCAGGCGACGTGACGGGCGTCATCGGGTCGCCGCCGCCGCACACGCTCTCTGAGGAGCAAAAAGAGAAAGACGACGAAGTGAAAGATCTGTACGTTGACATCGGTCTCGACGCCGAGACGGCCAAAGAGACGGTCAACGTTGGAGACCTCGTGACGATGGAGCAGACCACTGTCGAGATGGGCGACCACGTCACGGGCAAGGCTCTCGACGACCGCATCTGCCTGTTCTCGATTCTGGAAGCCGCAAAGCGCGTCGAAGATCCCGACGTGACCGTCCACTTTGCGGCGACCGTCCAAGAGGAGGTCGGCCTCCGCGGAGCCACCGCACTCGGTGTAGACCTCAATCCGGATCTCGCTATCGCTCTGGACGTGACCGTGGCGAACGACGTGCCCGGCTTTGACGCGGGCGACCACGTCACCGAACTTGGTGCGGGGACCGCGATCAAACTGAAAGACGGGAGTGTCATTACGAACCCGAAGGTGCATCGCCGCCTCCGCGACGTGGCCGAGTCCGAAGGTGTCGAATACCAGTATGAGGTCCTCCCCGCGGGCGGGACGGATACGGCTGGGTTTCAGAACACGCACGGCGCGAAGCCGGTCGGTGCGATCTCCATCCCGACTCGGTACCTCCACACCGTAACCGAGAGCGCGCACGTGGCTGACGTAGACGCCACTATCGACCTCCTCGCGGCGTTCCTCGATACGGAGACCGGCGAGCACGATTACACGCTCTAACCGCGCCGCGTCTATCGGTTCTCGGGCGGCGCGGGCTGAACTGGAAACCAAAGTATTCACTACAGCGGACACCCAACCGCCGAACATGACTGACGGCAACGCGGAGATGTCCCGTCGTGCCTTCCTCACGACTGCGGCAGGGACTGCGGCAGTCGCGGGCGCGACCGGGGCCGCCGCGGCGCAGGAGACGGGGACGGGTACCAGTACCGGTAACAGCACTGCGGC
It contains:
- a CDS encoding M42 family metallopeptidase → MAEYEFDFELLQELTETSGVPGYEDRIRDIVRRELEAHTDKVQTDAMGNVVGTIEGTSDYSVAVAAHMDEIGFMVRHVTDEGFVQLDALGGWDARILKAQRVQIHTGAGDVTGVIGSPPPHTLSEEQKEKDDEVKDLYVDIGLDAETAKETVNVGDLVTMEQTTVEMGDHVTGKALDDRICLFSILEAAKRVEDPDVTVHFAATVQEEVGLRGATALGVDLNPDLAIALDVTVANDVPGFDAGDHVTELGAGTAIKLKDGSVITNPKVHRRLRDVAESEGVEYQYEVLPAGGTDTAGFQNTHGAKPVGAISIPTRYLHTVTESAHVADVDATIDLLAAFLDTETGEHDYTL
- a CDS encoding MTH865 family protein, which translates into the protein MADAEAELREQFTEAFSDAEFPVKNQMDLVPALPNGPGTRFEAGDGEVSFTAMEMAAKLGSHQEFPYDDAESLVDDVIEGLKAEGML